A single genomic interval of Electrophorus electricus isolate fEleEle1 chromosome 4, fEleEle1.pri, whole genome shotgun sequence harbors:
- the LOC113583301 gene encoding transmembrane protein 74, with the protein MAELKVLCLERLSGQSENKDLEWTLNHQQSYNSAGTDEKAHCESELEEHANDAQGFSAPWTAPKTNRRLRMFDEWGPDEEVHICHDKEFETEFASMNDVGCQRDSPQHSRDTDSDNLSGGALNYRQESSSDLSILDENDFAAETPEKSVDYGFISAVTFLVTGISLVVVSYTVPRDVRVNPDSVSAREMERLERENARVGAHLDRCVIAGLCLLTLGGVVLSTLLMISLYKGEMIRRQAFAYSKHSAKLYGSISVGGVGSPSRVPSHLSLDDDEIPVEIST; encoded by the coding sequence ATGGCTGAGCTAAAGGTCCTCTGCTTGGAGCGTCTAAGTGGCCAATCCGAGAACAAGGATCTCGAGTGGACTTTGAACCATCAGCAAAGTTACAATTCAGCTGGCACGGATGAAAAGGCTCACTGTGAATCAGAATTGGAGGAGCATGCTAACGACGCGCAGGGTTTTTCAGCACCGTGGACAGCGCCCAAGACTAACAGAAGACTTCGCATGTTTGACGAATGGGGACCAGACGAAGAAGTTCATATATGCCACGATAAGGAGTTTGAGACGGAATTCGCCAGTATGAACGACGTCGGTTGCCAAAGAGACAGTCCACAACACTCACGAGATACTGACTCTGATAACTTAAGCGGCGGCGCTTTGAATTATCGCCAGGAGAGTTCCTCGGACCTCTCCATATTGGACGAAAACGATTTTGCAGCGGAAACGCCCGAAAAATCGGTGGATTACGGATTCATAAGTGCTGTAACGTTTTTAGTTACGGGAATATCTTTGGTGGTGGTTTCCTATACTGTTCCACGTGACGTCAGAGTGAACCCCGACAGCGTTTCGGCTCGTGAAATGGAACGCCTCGAGCGGGAGAATGCCAGGGTGGGCGCCCACCTGGATAGATGTGTAATTGCTGGGCTTTGTCTCCTCACCCTTGGTGGTGTGGTGCTCTCAACCTTATTGATGATCTCCTTATATAAAGGCGAAATGATCAGGAGACAGGCTTTTGCCTACTCAAAGCACTCAGCTAAACTCTATGGTTCAATCAGCGTCGGTGGCGTTGGGAGTCCAAGCAGAGTTCCGTCACACTTGTCTcttgatgatgatgaaataCCTGTTGAAATCTCGACCTGA
- the trhrb gene encoding thyrotropin-releasing hormone receptor b isoform X1: MENLTSANNTLGWTDRSIEYKVISAFIVFVICALGIVGNVMVILVVLTTKHMRTPTNCYLVSLAVADLMVLIAAGLPSVADSVYGSWVFGHSGCLCITYFQYLGINASSCSITAFTVERYIAICHPIKAQFLCTYSRAKKIIFGVWLFTSMYCVMWFYLTDIEELMYEDVTIITCAYKVSRKLYLPIYFFDFGVFFVLPLTLATILYGLIGRILFLNPIPKEKVKNGHKDFSTSNKTYINNSSQSSSATATSRRQVTKMLAVVVILFAVLWMPYRTLVVVNSFLQEAYLDAWFLLFCRTCVYLNSAVNPVIYNAMSQKFRAAFRKLCSCGTRAQAKQAAYSVALTYSVAKETSMIESTEHFSTEIDELTEDHNDLAAN, encoded by the exons ATGGAGAACTTAACTTCTGCCAACAACACGTTGGGGTGGACCGACCGCAGTATAGAATACAAGGTAATCAGCGCTTTTATAGTGTTCGTGATTTGCGCTTTGGGCATTGTGGGGAATGTGATGGTCATATTGGTGGTCCTCACGACAAAACACATGCGGACCCCTACCAACTGTTACTTGGTCAGTTTGGCTGTTGCAGATCTTATGGTGTTGATAGCCGCCGGCTTGCCGAGTGTAGCGGATAGCGTTTACGGATCCTGGGTTTTCGGTCATTCCGGTTGCCTGTGCATAACTTACTTTCAGTATTTAGGAATCAACGCATCCTCGTGCTCTATAACAGCCTTTACTGTTGAGAGGTACATCGCAATATGCCACCCAATCAAAGCACAGTTTTTGTGTACCTACTCTCGGGCAAAGAAGATCATATTTGGAGTTTGGCTTTTCACGTCGATGTATTGTGTGATGTGGTTTTACCTGACTGACATTGAAGAGCTTATGTACGAGGACGTAACCATTATAACATGTGCATACAAAGTCTCCAGAAAGCTGTATTTGCCGATCTACTTTTTTGATTTCGGTGTGTTCTTCGTTCTACCTCTCACGCTTGCGACTATTTTATATGGACTCATTGGAAGAATTCTTTTCCTGAATCCGATACCCAAAGAAAAGGTTAAGAACGGACACAAAGACTTTTCAACgagtaataaaacatatataaacaattcAAGTCAGAGCTCAAGTGCGACTGCAACCTCCCGAAGACAG GTAACTAAGATGCTGGCCGTGGTGGTTATTCTTTTTGCTGTACTCTGGATGCCCTATCGCACTCTTGTGGTGGTCAACTCTTTCCTTCAGGAGGCCTACCTGGACGCATGGTTCCTGCTTTTCTGTCGCACCTGTGTCTACCTCAACAGCGCCGTCAACCCCGTTATCTACAACGCCATGTCGCAAAAGTTCCGTGCTGCCTTCAGGAAACTCTGCAGCTGTGGAACCCGCGCTCAGGCGAAACAGGCGGCGTACAGTGTGGCCCTAACCTACAGTGTTGCTAAGGAAACGTCTATGATCGAGAGCACAGAACACTTTTCGACGGAGATAGATGAACTGACAGAAGACCACAATGATCTGGCAGCCAACTAG
- the trhrb gene encoding thyrotropin-releasing hormone receptor b isoform X2, giving the protein MENLTSANNTLGWTDRSIEYKVTKMLAVVVILFAVLWMPYRTLVVVNSFLQEAYLDAWFLLFCRTCVYLNSAVNPVIYNAMSQKFRAAFRKLCSCGTRAQAKQAAYSVALTYSVAKETSMIESTEHFSTEIDELTEDHNDLAAN; this is encoded by the exons ATGGAGAACTTAACTTCTGCCAACAACACGTTGGGGTGGACCGACCGCAGTATAGAATACAAG GTAACTAAGATGCTGGCCGTGGTGGTTATTCTTTTTGCTGTACTCTGGATGCCCTATCGCACTCTTGTGGTGGTCAACTCTTTCCTTCAGGAGGCCTACCTGGACGCATGGTTCCTGCTTTTCTGTCGCACCTGTGTCTACCTCAACAGCGCCGTCAACCCCGTTATCTACAACGCCATGTCGCAAAAGTTCCGTGCTGCCTTCAGGAAACTCTGCAGCTGTGGAACCCGCGCTCAGGCGAAACAGGCGGCGTACAGTGTGGCCCTAACCTACAGTGTTGCTAAGGAAACGTCTATGATCGAGAGCACAGAACACTTTTCGACGGAGATAGATGAACTGACAGAAGACCACAATGATCTGGCAGCCAACTAG